From a single Candidatus Thorarchaeota archaeon genomic region:
- the gap gene encoding type I glyceraldehyde-3-phosphate dehydrogenase: protein MTVKVAINGFGRIGRIYLRAALKKSEFEVVALNDLTDARTLAHLFKHDTVMGKYPGEVTSGDGVITIDGHEIKVLSERDPAKLPWKELGVDIVVESTGFFRKPEDASKHLTAGAKKVIVSAPGKGDMFTVVLGVNDEEYDPAKHHIISNASCTTNCLAPMVKTLDEAFGIVHGLMTTVHSVTNDQRILDMQHSDLRRARAACWNIVPTTTGAAKAIGLVYPKMQGKLDGMAIRVPTMDASLVDLVVTLPREVTVEEVNAAFKKAAEGKLKGIMAYSEEPLVSSDYIGDTHSCIFDSLTTAVTGNLVKVLGWYDNEAGYSNRLADLTALVAKRL, encoded by the coding sequence TTGACGGTAAAAGTCGCAATTAATGGATTCGGGCGGATTGGACGCATCTATCTTCGGGCAGCTCTGAAAAAGAGCGAGTTCGAAGTTGTTGCACTCAACGATCTTACGGACGCGCGTACGCTGGCACATCTCTTCAAACATGATACGGTCATGGGAAAATATCCCGGCGAGGTCACTTCGGGTGATGGAGTGATCACGATCGATGGCCACGAGATTAAGGTCCTGTCTGAACGGGATCCTGCAAAGCTTCCATGGAAAGAACTTGGTGTTGACATTGTGGTCGAGTCAACCGGATTCTTCCGCAAACCGGAGGATGCCTCAAAACATCTCACTGCTGGTGCCAAGAAGGTCATCGTCAGCGCACCGGGAAAGGGTGACATGTTCACAGTAGTTCTCGGAGTCAACGATGAGGAATACGATCCTGCAAAGCATCACATCATCTCAAACGCCTCATGCACAACCAACTGCCTCGCACCCATGGTCAAGACCCTTGATGAGGCCTTTGGCATAGTACACGGTCTCATGACAACAGTCCACTCTGTCACTAACGATCAGAGAATCTTGGACATGCAACACAGCGACCTGCGTCGTGCCCGTGCAGCCTGCTGGAACATTGTACCCACGACCACTGGCGCAGCAAAAGCGATCGGTCTGGTCTATCCGAAGATGCAAGGAAAACTCGACGGCATGGCCATTCGTGTTCCCACAATGGACGCATCACTTGTCGATCTTGTCGTCACGCTCCCACGAGAGGTGACGGTCGAGGAGGTCAATGCTGCATTCAAGAAGGCGGCCGAGGGCAAGCTCAAGGGAATTATGGCCTACTCTGAGGAACCATTGGTCTCATCAGATTACATTGGAGACACCCATTCTTGTATCTTTGACTCATTGACCACTGCGGTGACTGGCAATCTTGTGAAGGTTCTTGGCTGGTATGACAACGAGGCCGGGTACTCGAACAGGCTTGCAGATCTGACCGCACTTGTTGCAAAACGGCTCTAA
- a CDS encoding M23 family metallopeptidase gives MRRKIVVAIIAIIMIVAGGFMYYRNKNDIGFDPGTRYDSTRLDNMDVIYANRSDIIAFNEGYSESDNCPWGFPHNGIDFFFKNGSAVIAAAPGQVESIEVRDNGENVTNRFHVSIVIRFNTSLIALYNFEPWTQNSTEKDQQLALLNVQVGDWVGIGDRIATFLKAGSGAHIHFGVGNNGQWYCPRPFYSDEAYTEIMTMIHSFHADWDLCYP, from the coding sequence ATGCGAAGAAAGATTGTTGTGGCGATCATTGCCATCATAATGATAGTGGCTGGCGGATTCATGTATTACCGCAACAAGAACGACATCGGATTCGATCCCGGGACCAGATACGACTCGACCCGCCTAGACAACATGGACGTGATCTACGCGAACAGGTCGGATATTATCGCATTCAATGAAGGCTATAGTGAGAGCGACAATTGCCCGTGGGGCTTTCCTCATAACGGCATTGACTTCTTTTTCAAGAACGGCTCCGCTGTAATCGCAGCAGCACCGGGACAGGTGGAGAGCATAGAGGTCAGAGATAATGGTGAAAATGTGACAAACAGATTCCACGTTTCCATCGTCATCAGGTTCAATACGTCATTGATCGCGCTCTACAACTTTGAACCATGGACACAGAACAGTACCGAAAAAGACCAGCAGCTGGCGCTCCTGAACGTACAGGTCGGCGACTGGGTCGGCATTGGTGATAGGATTGCAACGTTCCTGAAAGCGGGAAGTGGGGCGCACATCCATTTTGGGGTTGGCAACAATGGTCAGTGGTACTGCCCTAGACCATTCTACTCTGACGAGGCATATACCGAAATCATGACGATGATCCATTCATTCCATGCGGACTGGGATCTTTGTTATCCTTAG
- the msrA gene encoding peptide-methionine (S)-S-oxide reductase MsrA yields the protein MELATLGAGRFWLTEAVYQLLKGIKNVTPGYAGSHVENPTFEEVETGKTGHAEVVQIEFDPEEITYVTILKVFFAIHDPTTANRQGSVVGTQYRSVIFYHNKEQKMMAEQMKSRMDAGGMFRRLIVTEILPYMDFYPAEEEFRDYYHKHPEDPYCMTEITPSLDKVRETFQDLLKEQ from the coding sequence ATGGAACTAGCAACATTAGGCGCGGGCCGCTTTTGGCTGACTGAGGCGGTCTACCAATTACTCAAGGGAATAAAGAACGTGACTCCGGGATATGCCGGAAGCCATGTCGAGAATCCAACGTTCGAGGAAGTAGAGACCGGAAAGACAGGACATGCAGAGGTTGTCCAGATCGAGTTCGACCCGGAAGAGATCACATACGTGACGATTCTGAAGGTCTTTTTTGCGATCCATGACCCCACGACAGCAAATCGGCAAGGGTCAGTCGTGGGCACGCAATACAGGTCAGTGATCTTTTATCACAACAAGGAACAGAAAATGATGGCCGAGCAGATGAAGTCGCGCATGGATGCAGGAGGAATGTTTCGCCGACTGATCGTGACAGAGATTCTTCCGTACATGGACTTTTATCCTGCTGAAGAAGAGTTCAGAGACTACTATCACAAACATCCTGAAGACCCGTACTGCATGACCGAGATCACGCCCAGCCTCGACAAGGTCAGAGAAACATTTCAAGACCTGCTCAAGGAACAGTAA
- the msrA gene encoding peptide-methionine (S)-S-oxide reductase MsrA, producing MRCHESREVMEIAILGAGCFWCVEAVYRRLRGVKRVTPGYAGGHIDEPTYEEVSTGTTGHAEVCKIEFDPEEITFEEILEVFFVIHDPTTPNRQGNDIGPQYRSVIFYCDDRQREIAKRTVHRLTESRRYSEPIVTEIEPCKRFYPAEKYHHDYFTRNSRQPYCRFVIDPKVTKIAREFKHLVQE from the coding sequence ATGAGATGCCACGAGAGCAGAGAGGTCATGGAGATCGCAATACTTGGTGCCGGTTGCTTCTGGTGTGTCGAGGCAGTGTACCGGAGGCTGAGAGGAGTCAAGCGCGTCACACCAGGATATGCCGGAGGCCACATTGACGAGCCGACCTATGAAGAGGTCTCGACTGGCACCACAGGCCACGCAGAGGTCTGCAAGATCGAGTTCGACCCGGAAGAGATCACCTTTGAAGAGATACTCGAAGTGTTCTTTGTCATACACGACCCGACAACACCCAACCGCCAGGGGAACGACATTGGCCCACAGTATAGGTCGGTGATCTTCTATTGCGATGACCGACAGAGGGAGATTGCCAAACGGACCGTGCATAGATTAACAGAGAGCAGGAGATACTCCGAGCCGATCGTGACCGAGATCGAGCCATGCAAAAGATTCTATCCAGCAGAGAAGTATCATCACGACTATTTCACGCGCAATTCCAGACAGCCGTACTGCCGTTTCGTCATCGACCCGAAGGTGACAAAGATCGCGCGAGAGTTTAAACATCTCGTACAAGAATAG